One region of Microbacterium sufflavum genomic DNA includes:
- a CDS encoding TIGR03943 family putative permease subunit: MSEQQTPRARAVATRWLGVGLASAVAVVTLGLAVTGRLTLYISPESVWFASAAAVVTLAGAVWSCTLPLGAEDDHGHDHGDATAEPEHADDEASRTTVTPRRTLAGVGAVAGGVIATGVVAAALVLPPASLSVELAMSRAGEQATLFAGADTVALGVADTSTFGIGDWASVFAGATNTAAYDGAPVTLTGFVTPAGKGDGVNLTRLVITHCVIDAQTAALPTDVDPGEYETGQWVEVTGTVRADADGTLRIEPTDVVAIDEPKDPYEY; the protein is encoded by the coding sequence TTGTCTGAGCAGCAGACACCGCGCGCTCGAGCCGTCGCGACTCGATGGCTGGGCGTCGGACTGGCCTCCGCGGTCGCGGTCGTGACGCTCGGGCTCGCGGTCACCGGGCGCCTGACGCTCTACATCAGCCCCGAGTCGGTCTGGTTCGCGAGTGCGGCCGCCGTGGTCACGCTCGCCGGGGCGGTGTGGTCGTGCACCCTGCCGCTCGGGGCCGAGGACGACCACGGCCACGACCACGGCGACGCCACCGCGGAGCCCGAGCACGCGGACGACGAGGCGTCGCGCACGACCGTGACTCCCCGGCGGACCCTGGCCGGAGTCGGCGCGGTCGCGGGCGGTGTGATCGCCACCGGGGTCGTGGCCGCAGCGCTCGTGCTGCCGCCCGCCTCGCTGTCGGTCGAGCTCGCGATGTCGCGTGCGGGGGAGCAGGCCACGCTGTTCGCCGGGGCGGACACCGTGGCCCTCGGCGTCGCGGACACCTCGACGTTCGGCATCGGCGACTGGGCCAGTGTCTTCGCTGGGGCCACGAACACCGCGGCGTACGACGGGGCCCCGGTCACGCTCACCGGCTTCGTCACCCCGGCGGGGAAGGGCGACGGCGTGAACCTCACCCGGCTCGTCATCACGCACTGCGTGATCGACGCGCAGACCGCGGCCCTGCCGACCGACGTCGACCCCGGTGAGTATGAGACGGGGCAGTGGGTCGAGGTGACGGGCACGGTGCGCGCCGACGCCGACGGCACGCTGCGCATCGAGCCGACGGACGTCGTCGCGATCGACGAGCCGAAGGACCCCTATGAGTACTGA
- a CDS encoding permease, with translation MSSPARTASRPGHTHRHATPPRSPWIGLGLGAAIVAALFLIDLLLPSLYPASLPTRAQDGLTLALSVLIEALPFVILGVLLSIVVQVWLPADVIHRWLPRRAWARRAVLSLLGMLIPVCECGNVPFARGLMMRGLAPAEALTFLIAAPIVNPIVILTTHAAFGWDGGILVARLVGGYLIANLIGWIYSLHPSPDSLLTQRFVDTCERVTHEPGTPIRRSLTQFLVELRAVMPALVIGSALAGAVQVLIPRDVLLAIGSNPVLSIVAMMLLAIVVAICSNVDAFFALSFASTFSSGAIVAFLLVGPLVDIKMLALMRTTFTARTLVGITAVVLAAAFAIGIGVNVFV, from the coding sequence GTGAGTTCCCCGGCACGAACGGCCTCCCGTCCGGGCCACACGCACCGACACGCGACACCGCCGCGGTCGCCCTGGATCGGCCTCGGTCTCGGCGCCGCGATCGTGGCGGCGCTGTTCCTGATCGACCTGCTGCTCCCGTCGCTGTACCCGGCATCGCTGCCGACCAGGGCGCAGGACGGCCTCACCCTGGCGCTCAGCGTGCTGATCGAAGCACTGCCGTTCGTGATCCTCGGCGTGCTGCTGTCGATCGTCGTGCAGGTGTGGCTGCCCGCCGACGTCATCCACCGCTGGCTGCCACGCCGCGCGTGGGCCCGGCGCGCGGTGCTGTCCCTCCTCGGGATGCTCATCCCGGTGTGCGAGTGCGGCAACGTCCCCTTCGCGCGCGGTCTGATGATGCGCGGCCTCGCCCCGGCGGAGGCCCTCACCTTCCTGATCGCCGCGCCCATCGTCAACCCGATCGTCATCCTCACCACGCACGCGGCCTTCGGTTGGGACGGCGGCATCCTCGTCGCGCGCCTGGTCGGCGGCTACCTGATCGCGAACCTGATCGGCTGGATCTACAGCCTGCACCCGTCGCCGGACTCGCTGCTCACCCAGCGCTTCGTCGACACGTGCGAGCGCGTGACGCACGAGCCGGGCACCCCGATCCGCCGCAGCCTCACGCAGTTCCTGGTCGAGCTGCGGGCGGTGATGCCGGCGCTCGTGATCGGCTCAGCGCTCGCGGGAGCCGTGCAGGTGCTGATCCCGCGCGACGTGCTGCTGGCGATCGGGTCGAACCCGGTGCTGTCGATCGTGGCGATGATGCTGCTCGCGATCGTGGTCGCCATCTGCTCCAACGTCGACGCGTTCTTCGCGCTGTCGTTCGCGTCCACCTTCTCGAGCGGGGCGATCGTGGCGTTCCTGCTGGTCGGACCGCTCGTCGACATCAAGATGCTGGCACTCATGCGTACGACCTTCACGGCGCGCACGCTCGTCGGGATCACCGCGGTCGTGCTGGCCGCGGCCTTCGCGATCGGGATCGGGGTGAACGTCTTTGTCTGA